A stretch of Canis lupus baileyi chromosome 2, mCanLup2.hap1, whole genome shotgun sequence DNA encodes these proteins:
- the HAPLN1 gene encoding hyaluronan and proteoglycan link protein 1 gives MKSLLLLVLISICWADHHSDNYTLNYDRVIHIQAENGPRLLVEAEQAKVFSHRGGNVTLPCKFYRDPTAFGSGTHKIRIKWTKLTSDYLKEVDVFVSMGYHRKAYGGYQGRVFLKGGSENDASLVIADLTLEDYGKYKCEVIEGLEDDTAVVALELQGVVFPYFPRLGRYNLNFHEAQQACLDQDAVIASFDQLYEAWRGGLDWCNAGWLSDGSVQYPITKPREPCGGQNTVPGVRNYGFWDKDKSRYDVFCFTSNFNGRFYYLIHPTKLTYDEAVQACLNDGAQIAKVGQIFAAWKLLGYDRCDAGWLADGSVRYPISRPRRRCSPTEAAVRFVGFPDKKHKLYGVYCFRAYN, from the exons caGAAAATGGCCCTCGTCTACTCGTGGAAGCAGAACAAGCCAAGGTGTTCTCACACAGAGGTGGCAATGTTACACTGCCATGTAAATTTTATCGAGACCCTACAGCATTTGGCTCAGGAACCCACAAGATCCGAATTAAGTGGACCAAGCTAACTTCAGATTACCTCAAGGAAGTGGACGTTTTTGTTTCCATGGGATATCACAGGAAAGCCTATGGAGGCTACCAGGGTAGAGTGTTTCTGAAGGGAGGCAGTGAAAATGATGCTTCTCTGGTGATTGCAGACCTCACCCTGGAGGATTATGGGAAATATAAGTGTGAGGTGATTGAAGGATTAGAAGATGATACTGCAGTGGTAGCATTAGAGTTACAAG GTGTGGTGTTCCCCTACTTCCCACGACTGGGGCGCTACAATCTCAATTTTCACGAGGCGCAGCAGGCTTGCCTGGACCAGGATGCTGTGATCGCCTCCTTTGACCAGCTGTACGAGGCCTGGCGGGGCGGGCTGGACTGGTGCAATGCCGGCTGGCTGAGTGACGGCTCCGTGCAGTACCCCATCACCAAGCCCAGAGAGCCGTGCGGGGGCCAGAACACGGTGCCCGGCGTCCGGAACTACGGGTTTTGGGATAAAGACAAGAGCAGATACGATGTTTTCTGTTTTACATCTAACTTCAATG GCCGGTTTTACTACCTTATCCACCCCACCAAGCTGACCTATGATGAAGCAGTGCAGGCTTGTCTCAACGATGGTGCTCAGATCGCCAAAGTGGGCCAGATATTCGCTGCCTGGAAACTTCTGGGATATGACCGCTGCGATGCGGGCTGGTTGGCAGATGGCAGCGTCCGCTACCCCATCTCTAGGCCAAGAAGGCGCTGCAGTCCTACAGAGGCTGCAGTGCGCTTCGTGGGTTTCCCAGATAAAAAGCATAAGCTGTATGGTGTCTACTGCTTCAGAGCATATAACTGA